The genomic stretch GCATGGTGGGCGACGTGCAGGCCGGCAAGCTCACGCCGCCCCCGTACGGCCTGCGGGATGGCGACGAGCTGAGGGACCTGTTCGACGCCACGCGCGCGATGATGCAGGGGCTGCGCGAGCAGGGCGAGGACGACGCCCGCGTCCTGGCCCGGGCCCTGGAGTCCGCGGAGCGCGCGGGCCTGTCCGGCGAGTCGCTCGCGGAGCTGCGGGCGCTGGAGGCCCGCTTCCGCGCCCGGCTGGGGGCGTGAGGCGCGTCCGCGGGTCCGCGCGCTCGAGGGCCTCCGCCGCTCAGCCCGCGGAGGCCACGTCCACCGTGAGCCCCGTCTGCTTCAGCACGGCGTGGATGCGCAGCCGGGCCTGGGCCCACGGCAGCGCCTCCACGCGGTAGCCGTCGAGCGCCTCCATCAGGTGGGCGCGGTAGCTGGGGTGGCCGGGGTCCGCGATGATGACCACGCCCCGGTCCGTCGTGGACCGGATGAGCCGCCCCACGCCCTGCCTCAACAGGAGCAGCGCGCGCGGCAGGCGGTACTGGAGGAAGCCCTGGTACTCGTTGCCAGAGCGGGCCAGCGGCTCCTCCCGGGCCGCCACCAGCGGTCGCAGGGCGGGCTCCAGGGGCAGCTTGTCGATGAACACGCAGCCCACGCCGCGGCCGGGGATGTCCACGCCCTGCCAGAAGCTCTTGGTGCCCAAGAGCACCGTGCCCGTGTCGCGCTCCTGCCGCGCCGCCAGCGAGCGGCCGTGGCCCCGCGACTGGCGCAGCACCTCGATGCCCAGCGGCTCCAGCCGCGCCCGCGCCTCGTCGCCCACGCGCTCCATGCGCCGCGTGGACGCGAACAGCCCCAGCAGGCGCCCGCCCATGGTCTGCGCGAGGCCGGAGATGCGCGTCGCCGCCCACTCCACGAAGGGCTCCTCGTGCGCGCGCGGCGCGTCCGTGACGAGCACCACCAGGGCCTGCTCGCGCAGCTGGAAGGGGGAGGGGGCCCGCAGCAGCCGGGGCGCGGGCCTGTCCCCGCGCCCGTCCAGCCCCAGGCGGCGCAGCACGAAGGGCACGCCGCCGCCCGTGGCCGGCCCCAGCGTGGCGGACGCGAGCACCAGCGCGCGCTTGCTCGCCGCGAAGTCCCGGGAGACGTGCAGGGAGACATCCACCGGCTGCGCGCCCAGGCTCCAGCGCTGCCGCCGGGGCTCCGCGGTGGCCGAGTAGCACCGCCCCGCCGCCGGCTCCCCGGACAGCTCCTGGGCCAGCGTCGCCAGTTCGCCCAGCTCGGACGTGGCTCCGGACAGCTCCCGCTCCAGCGCGGGCTGTCGCGCGGCCAGCTCCGGCAGCGCCTCCACGACGCGCACCGCGAGCAGCGTGTGCAGCGCCTGGAGCGCGCCGCGCGCCGCCTCGAGCCCCTCGTGCACGGGCTCCCAGCCGGGGCGCGCCCGCACGGCCTCCGTCACGCGCAGCTCCGGCGCATAGGCGCCCTCGTCGGGGTCCTCGCCCACGGTCGTCGCCGCCGGCTCGCACAGCTCCGTCACGCGCGCGCCCAGGTCCCTCGCCTCGTCCAACAGGCGCCGCAGCGCGTCCTCGACCTGGCCCATCAACGCGCGGGTCTCCTCGCGCCGGGACGCGAAGAGCGCTCGCCGCAGCTCCGCGAAGAGGCCGTGGCGCCCGTCGCGCCCGTGCAGCCGTTCGGTGAGCCGGTGGAAGGCGAGGTCCGACAGCTCCACGGTGAGCGCGGTCGTGGCCACGTCCTCCACCTCGTGGGCCTCGTCGAGCACCAGGTGCTCCAGCTTCGGGTAGCGCGCGGGCCAGGCGAAGGCGAGCGACTGGTTGATGACCAGCACGTCCGCCTCGCGCGCCTGCGCCACCGCCGAGTGGTAGAAGCACCGGTGGTAGTGCGGGCACTTCTCGCCCAGCGTCGTCGCCGCCTCCGAGCGCACCGCCGGCAAGAGGCCGTGCAGCACCGGGAAGCGCTCGCGGAACCAGTGGCTCAGCCGGTCCAGGTCTCCGTCCGTGCTGCGCCGCAGGTACGCCCGCAGGTACGCGCGGGGGGCCCGGGCGGCGTGGCCCATCCCCGGCTCCACCCGCGTGGCCTCCAACGCGCGACGCCGGCACAGGTAGTTGGACTGGCCCTTGAGCAGGGCATAGCCGAAGGCGCCACCCAGCGCGCGGTGCAGCCGGGGCAGGTCCTTCTCCAGCAGCTGGTCCTGGAGCGTCTTGGTGTGCGGCGC from Myxococcus stipitatus encodes the following:
- a CDS encoding helicase C-terminal domain-containing protein; the encoded protein is MGGAAELFTRHVFLDLETTGLDPRVDEIIELGCLFFENGREVDRFARLYSASRPLPLTIRRLTGLTDADLAGRPRFGADMAELRERLSGWTVVAHNAPFEKGFLPDLLGPIRAPVLDSCELMHYLHPELRSHSLESLLRWAGLGIRQPHRAVSDCEAVHAVLVQTMDRCIRDGRADDLADLLATLDPRAASRPAPDGAGPDSDERPLLELLAGLREACLGVPAALALEAQGFLQGRPERRRAGGGAAPVEPEPDAPVAPVRGDEVAAVLGPDGALERQDEGFRSRPAQLDVALAVAQALSDGGQVAVEAGTGTGKSLAYLAPAALFAARNGRKVGVAPHTKTLQDQLLEKDLPRLHRALGGAFGYALLKGQSNYLCRRRALEATRVEPGMGHAARAPRAYLRAYLRRSTDGDLDRLSHWFRERFPVLHGLLPAVRSEAATTLGEKCPHYHRCFYHSAVAQAREADVLVINQSLAFAWPARYPKLEHLVLDEAHEVEDVATTALTVELSDLAFHRLTERLHGRDGRHGLFAELRRALFASRREETRALMGQVEDALRRLLDEARDLGARVTELCEPAATTVGEDPDEGAYAPELRVTEAVRARPGWEPVHEGLEAARGALQALHTLLAVRVVEALPELAARQPALERELSGATSELGELATLAQELSGEPAAGRCYSATAEPRRQRWSLGAQPVDVSLHVSRDFAASKRALVLASATLGPATGGGVPFVLRRLGLDGRGDRPAPRLLRAPSPFQLREQALVVLVTDAPRAHEEPFVEWAATRISGLAQTMGGRLLGLFASTRRMERVGDEARARLEPLGIEVLRQSRGHGRSLAARQERDTGTVLLGTKSFWQGVDIPGRGVGCVFIDKLPLEPALRPLVAAREEPLARSGNEYQGFLQYRLPRALLLLRQGVGRLIRSTTDRGVVIIADPGHPSYRAHLMEALDGYRVEALPWAQARLRIHAVLKQTGLTVDVASAG